GGACGAACGAGCGGGCCTCGTCGAGCAGGGGGATGTCCGAGACGAGGGAGCGCACGGCCCGGGCCTCCCGGCGGAGCTCGTCCGGGGACACCGTCCCGAGGTCCAGGATGATGTCGAGGCGATGGGAGCCCCCGGCGCGCTCGGCGGTCGCGCGCACGAGTCGGTCGACGGCCCCGTCGAAGTCCTCGTCTCTCAGCCGGACGGCCGCGCCGTCCGACCCGACATCGGCAAACAAGTCGCCCTCCGGCGGGACGGAGGACGAGAACACGACGGTGGGCAGGAGGTCCTCCGGGAGGTGGGACACGAGGGCCCGCGCCGACTCGGCGTCCAGCGTGTCCGTTACCAGTCGGCCGTCGAGGAAGTAGCCGTTGAGGCGTCCGGCGACGGGCCCGATCCGCTCGCCCACCTTCCCGAAGTACTCGACGCGGTCCGCCGCCCTCTCCCCCCGGTCGCCGGGCGGGGGGAGCTCGATGATCGGGACGACGTGCGAGGCCTGGCCGTCTTCGGCGAGGCCGGCGAGAGCGGAGAGCTCGCCCGTCTTCCCTTTGATGGCCGGGGCGTAGTCGGAGGCAGTGAGCGGTGTGAACATGAGCCGGGGTTGAGGTGGACTGCCCGTAGACCCCGAGGAGAGGGATTTCTAACCCCGTCCGCCTCGGTGTGTCTGCGAACACATCACCCGCCGGCCCCCTGGCGGACGACGTAGGCCCACGCCATCACCGCCAGCGTGAGTCCTACGCCCGTGGCCACGCCCCAGGCGAAGCCCGTCCGGGCGCCGGCCATCTCCCACTCGCGCCACCGGTCGGGGTGGACGATCACGCGGAGGAGGTCAGCCGACCTTGGCAGGCCGTCGGCCTCCATCTCGTCGGCGATCCGGTCGAGGTCGTCGCGGGCGCGGTCGTCGAGTCCAGTCGGTCGGTCCATGCGGCCGTAGACCCGCCGCGGGCGGCGACGTAACCCCGGGCCGACGGCCGGTGTGTCCGCGGACACGTCACAGCGAGCACGTACAACCCCGATGGGCTCTAAGCGGCACCTGGAGGGGGCTTCCTGCCAAGCCAATACTTGAGAAGAGACTCTCGGGCGATCCGCTCGAAGGTGGCGAGCAGGATTGGCACCTCGGAGAGCTCCCACGACGCGCCCAGTGCACCTGTCACGAACGGGGTCTCTGCTACGGTAGACCCCAACCGCCTCGGCGGGACACACATCGGGTAAGGGAACGGGTGCCCGTCGTGGAGGGCCCGTGACCTGAGGTCATAGACGCGACTGTAGACGGCGCTGAGCGACTTTCGGCTCCAGTCGAGCCGGGTGAATCCGCCTTGGACTTCATGTCCGTCGGTCGGTGCACGCGGGCCGAACTCCAAGAGGAACTTGACGAACCTGGTCGTGGCCCCAGTCAGCTTGGCCAGCGAGGGGGCGAGGTCCTTCAGCAGGACCTCTCCACCGGCCTCCCGGACGGCCAAGACGAGCTCGCTCCCGGAGTTTCGAACGGCTTCGTACGGGTCGCCTGACTCCGTCCGCCAGTGGACGGCGGCGGTTTCAACGGCGGACACGAGGAGGAGCCAGGAAAGCTCCGGAGTAGAGTCCGCTACCCACACAGCGTCCTGATAGAGCCTAGCGCACCGGGCGAGCTTGATCGAGTCGCTGGCGCTGAGCGCAGCCAGTCGAGAGAGCAGCCGGGTATCGAGCTTGGCGCGATCGAGCAGCGTGGGGATGACCGGCCCCGTCGGGGACAACAACAGGTTCGGCTCAGGCCGGAGAGAAGAGCCGTATGTGAACGGGTTCCCCCGCGGGTCCTCTTCATTCTCGAACCTCCTAGTCATCGAGCCCGCCTTCAACCGGACGCCGAGCTCGAGCGACGTCAGGGCGGCTATCTCTTCTGCGACCCCGCCACCGTGGTAGTGGTCGTTCCCTTCCGGCTTCGGGAGGTCGGTCATGTACCGAGGCCCGGGATAATCGACGCGGAGGAAAACGGCGGGGACCGCAGGGTTCTTCTCTCCGCGCGCCGGGTTCAGTAGAGCGAATGGGCCTTGCGAGGCCACCCCGATGACGTGGGCGTCCGAGTAGAACGGGTACTCGTGAGCGATCTCGCTGGAAACGCCATCCAGGGAGGCGCGCAGGACCCGGTACGCAGGAGAACCTTCTGCGGGCGATTCGGCTGCGGTGTCCATGTGGCGAAGGGGAAGGCGGACTCGAACCTAAGGGAGCGTGGAGCCCCGTTTTGGATACTTCACGGTGCTCGCGCGCAGCTCTGACAGGTCGTGCGGTAGACCGGGACGGCGGCGCCGACGTGGAGTTCATCGAACGCCTCCAGCGGGAGGACCTCCCTGCACCCGCTGCACCGCTGCTCCCCGGCCGCCTCGGTGGCCACGCGGCGGAAGTAGCTCCGGGCGACGCGGGCGCACCGGGCCGAGCAGCACAGGGCGCTGTGGGCCCGGTACGTCGGCTCGACCACGCGGCCGCAGTTCGCGCACGGGGCGTTCTCGGGCGGCGTCCCATCGAGGCGGGCGCACTCGCTCGGCACGCGGGCACGGGCCGAGCCACCGACCCCAGCGCCAGTCGGCCAGGGGCGGTCGGTCGTCGGGGCGCCTCTCACTTCTCCTCCAGCTGGCGCCAGTTGGCCGGCGCTGAGGGCCAAGCGACCGGGACGGCGGCGTCGCCCAGCGAGAGGGCGAGCCCGAACCCCTCGACTGACCGAAGTAGGAGGTCGGCCGCCTCCAACACGTCGAGGAACGGGCGGCGCCAGAGGGCAAGGCGGACCGCCTCGGCGCCGGCCTCTACCAGGGCGGGCAGGACCGGCCGGACTCGGGGCGCGACACGGTTGCCCGTGAGGGCGTCCCACTCCAGGCAGGGGACTCGCGCGCGGGCCGGGAGGACGAAGTACCGGCCCGTCAGGTGGCACCGGTACAGGGCCTCGCCGGCGCCGACGTGGCGGACGACCGAGGCGGGGACGTCGCGGCCGTCGGCCGAAAGCGCGCCGTCGGGCTCGCGGAGCGCGACGCGCGGCGACGTCGAGCGCGACCAGGGCGCCCCGGCCACGTCGAGGAGCCGGAACCCCGCGGCCGAGTCGTAGAGCCCCCGAACGACGTCGAGCGCGCCGGGCACGGCCGGGTCGGGGCGGAGCGAGCCGCCGCCCGGGAGCGCGATCGGGGCGGGGTCGGCGCCGTCGGCAGGCCGGGCGAACGCCGCGGCGACGGAGGGCGGGAGCGGCCGGCGGAGCGCGGCGCGGGTGGCCTCGACGTCGGCGAGGTCCTCCAGCCGCCCCACGGGCTCGGCGCCGGCGAGGTCGCGGCCGAGGAGGACGGGGACGCCGCGGAGCGCTGCGCACGGGGAGACGTCGACGCCGTGGGGGCCGACGCGAGAGCGGACGAGCTCGGCGAGGGCGTCGGCGGCCTCCGGCCCCTCCAGCTCGGCGACGGCCGCGCGGACGGCCTCGACGACGGCGTCCGCCTCGGGCGACGACGGCGGAGAAGAAAAATCGTCGGCCGGGGTTACGTCCGCGGCGGTCGCGGAGTCTAGGGTCGCGTCCGGGCGGTCCGTGGTGGGGTCGTCGGACGATTGCTTGCGAGTTGCCATGCTGGGCAGGGGTACGACCGAAGCCCGGCCCGCGGCGATCCCGCGAGTAGTTTTGCGCGCCGGGCTTCGGTCTGGTGTGGCGGTCCGTCCCCTNNNNNNNNNNNNNNNNNNNNNNNNNNNNNNNNNNNNNNNNNNNNNNNNNNNNNNNNNNNNNNNNNNNNNNNNNNNNNNNNNNNNNNNNNNNNNNNNNNNNNNNNNNNNNNNNNNNNNNNNNNNNNNNNNNNNNNNNNNNNNNNNNNNNNNNNNNNNNNNNNNNNNNNNNNNNNNNNNNNGCGCGTGACGCGGACGTACCCGGTGGCCGTGTCGATCGTGGCCGTGCCGGCGGCGCGCTCGGCCGCCTTGCAGTCGCGGACGTACCGCTCCGCCTCGGTCACGGCGTCGGAGTACCCGTACGTCCGGCGGACGCGAGCCTCGAGCGTGTAGCCGCGGGCGGAGGCCCGCTCGTCGTCCTCCATCTCCAGCGCGCGGAGGATCGTCGGGGCGAGGGCGTCGAGCTCGGCGTCGATCCGGTCGCGCTCTTCGCGGAGGTCGAGGAAGCGGTCGAGGTCGGCGGGGTCGTCGAGGTAGCGGAGCATGGGAGGGGGAGAAACCCCCGGCCGCGGCGCCCGTAGATTGGCGCTCCGACCGGGAATCCGGTTGGTTTGTCGGCGTTCGGCCCGTGATCGTGTCCAGCGAGGCGGGCCGTTCGTCGTTTACCGGGGGCGCCCCGGCTGGCGGCGTCAGTCGACGCGGTAGAGAGGGCCTGTGATCGTGGCGCCGGTCAGCGCCCGGATGATGTCGATCTGGAGGGCGGCCACCTTCGGACCGGTCTCCCGGACGGCGTTGGAGATGGCCGAAGGAGACGGGACGCGGTCGCGCCCCTCGATCTGCTCGGCGACGACCTCGGCCACGCGGGCCTGCGTAAGTCGGGAGGCGCGGACGGCCTCTTCGGCCGCCTCGCGGAGAGCGGTCTCGTCGAGGACGACTCCTCGCTTCGGCTGCGGGGCGTACGAGTCTGAGGGCATCTGGGGCGCGGGGATGGTGCGCCGAACAGGTTAAGCCACGGGCTGAAAAATAGCAAGCCGAGGGCTGAAACAAAATCAGCTGCCAGGTCAATAAACATAAGCCAATGGCTTGATTTATTCAGCCACGGGCTGTACATTGGGCGTACAAACCAACCGGGCTCGCGCCCACCCCGCCATGACCTTCGACCTCCCCACTGCCGCCGCCGCCCGCGCCGACTGGACGTCCATCTTCGACGCCGTCGCCGCCGAGATCTGCGCGCCGGACGTCCCGACGCAGACGGCCGAGGCCCTCCACGAGCACGTCGGCCCCGCGACCGACGCCGCCGACTGGACGGACGCCGAGATGGCCGACGCCTACGAGGGCCTCGCCGCCTCGCTCCCGGCCGGCCTCGCCGAGCTGGAGAGCGCGTGCCGCGACCGGGCCGACGTTCTCCGCGCCGCGGCCGAGGCCGAGGACGAGCGCCGCGCGATGGACGCCGAGGCGTTCGACGTCGAGGCCTACGCCGACCTCGGGCCCGTCTCGCCTGCCATGGCCCGCGCGCAGGCGATCGCGGAGGACGCCGCCGTCGTCCTCGACCACATGAACGCCGTCGGCGTCCGGTTCGACGCGCGCCGTAAGGTCGAGGAGGCCGAGGAGTTCTCGTTCCTCGCCGGCGGCTCGACGCTCGCCGTCCCGACCAAGCTCGAGCGCGTGACGGCGTTCCAGGGCGACCTGGCCAAGCTGGCCGACACGCTGGAGGCCATGGGCCCGGCCCCGTCCGGCACGCGGTACTACCCCGCGCGGCTCCACAAGGGGACGGGCGAGGGCGGCCGGCCGGTCGTGATCGTCATGGCCGAGACGACGCCGGGCGACGCCGGCTCGCTCCGGGCCGTCGGGTTCCTCCAGCCGAAGCACGTCGAGTGGCTCGCCCCGGTCCTCGGGACGGCCCGGTCCGGCGCCGTCACGGAGTGCTCGACGCCGAT
This sequence is a window from Rubrivirga marina. Protein-coding genes within it:
- a CDS encoding beta family protein gives rise to the protein MFTPLTASDYAPAIKGKTGELSALAGLAEDGQASHVVPIIELPPPGDRGERAADRVEYFGKVGERIGPVAGRLNGYFLDGRLVTDTLDAESARALVSHLPEDLLPTVVFSSSVPPEGDLFADVGSDGAAVRLRDEDFDGAVDRLVRATAERAGGSHRLDIILDLGTVSPDELRREARAVRSLVSDIPLLDEARSFVLLGGAYPQPLSLDSGQRGRFPRADWILYNAVRGSLPRLPTFGDYGVTGREIPEMKNPRVAPKLVYTTGESWYVGKESKQKGSPETYGRIRKIAADVVALPDYRGKEFSPGDLRIWEYANPEWTENDTTGNATEWIQVAFSHHARLVQEQLSSA